The DNA region TCGCCAAAGCTTGTGCATAAGCCGTTTGATAGTCTTTTCCGCCTAACATAACGTCCCCGTAGTATTCATAGGGCGCATCCCCATAAACCGGGAGCGGCGGATCGTCTGGATAATCTTCTTTGGCTTCTTCAACGGCAGCTAAAAGTTGTTTAACACTCAGGCGTTGTACTGGAAAGTAGTAGAATTCTTGCTCTGTCTTATCTAAGTAGGGTAGTGTGGGATCAACCAGACGATCTTCAAGCTCAAGCCAACCATGTTCAATGGGTTTGTATGGCTTTCCGGGTTTGACTAAAAATCCTTGGACATACATCGATTCTTTGAGCAATTTTGTAGCTCTGAAAGCATTATCAAAACTCTCTTTGGCTTTGCTTTTGATGTTGGCAGCAATTTCTAAGGATAGGGCCGTATCTAAAGGTTTGTTCATTAAAATTCTTGGGCTTGCTATACATCCAGATCCCTATAACCTCCTCCTATGAGTTCCAGTTCATCAGGGGAGCCAGATGAGACCTGTTACCAATGCTCTTGAGAAAAAAGTATGATCTTGAACTCTAAACTATATCGAGAACTTCCTTGAGCAGGATGCTCTTAAAGTCTATTTTAAGAGAAAATGGAGGTTAGACGCTGCTGAAGCAATGGGGGGAATTGGGCATAGTATTTTTGGTTCAGTGGCGAGGGGTGAGGGAGTGGTAAAATCGTGACTGAGCGTTCATGTCGCTTGCCTTGTTCGTCTTGGGCGGTCAGGGTGATGAGAAGACTGGATGTATAGCGATCGCTCCCTGCAAAAAACTGGGCTGCTTCGCCTTTGGAGGCATAAGGTGAAAACCATTTAAAGGCTTCGTTCCCTAAGGTAATAATCCAACTTCCTTGCCAGTGCAGTATCAGCAATTGTTCCAGGAAAGGGCGAAATCGCTTTTTAACAATTTCCGAATAGGCTTTGTTACCGGGTGGTTTGTATGGAACCGTGTTCGTAAGCAGAACGTGTTCCAGAACTTCCGATAAGTCTGTGCTACGAGTTGGCTCTTTGTGAAACAGAGTGCGATAGATACCTTGTCGAACGAGCCGACCTGCTGCACCATAGAGGGGTTGTTGGACTAGAACTTCATCTTTTCCTAAATCACGAGCAAAAAAGCACAAGGGACTTTCTAAATTGCCTCCATAGAGAATAGGCATTTTGGGGTCTAATCCTGCTGCTTGATAAACCGGTTCATCGATGGGAAAAGATTCGCGTTGCGCTTCACCATAGACTTGAGTAATCAATTGATTGATATCTGACATGAGCGAGACGGAGCAAGGGGAACGGTTTACAGGTTAGCAGGAAAAGTTAACCAAGTTTATTGGGATGAGAGAGTGGCGATGGGTAGTGATTTAATGAGAACAGCGATGATCTCAATACTCACCACTGCAAGGGTCAGTCAGTTACCGGAACCATGCGAGAACTCTATCCCCCTATTGAACCCTATCATCAGGCAACCCTAGCCGTGTCCGGCCTGCATACGATTTATTTTGAAGAGTCGGGGAATCCTGACGGAAAGCCCGTTGTCGTGTTACACGGGGGGCCAGGGGGTGGGAGTATACCGGAATATCGCCAATACTTCGACCCAACAAAATGGCGCATTGTGATATTTGACCAACGGGGTTGTGGGAAAAGTAGCCCTCATGCGGAACTACAAGAAAACACGACTTGGGATTTGGTCAACGATATCGAAAAACTGCGAGTGAAACTAGGAATTGAGCAGTGGGTGGTGTTTGGGGGGAGTTGGGGCAGTACTCTGTCCTTAGCGTACAGCGAGACTCATCCGGAACGTTGCAAGGGATTGATTCTGCGCGGTATTTTCATGCTCAGGCAGAAAGAACTTCTCTGGTTTTATCAGGAAGGAACGAGTTATATCTTCCCCGATGCTTGGGAGGAATATGTTAAACCGATTCCCGAAGAAGAACGTCACGATTTTATGGGAGCCTACTACAAACGATTGACGAGTCCAGATTTGGAAACACGCTTAGAAGCTGCTCGTGCGTGGTCAGTTTGGGAGGCAAGTACCAGTAAACTATTGCAAGACCCTGGGCTAATGCAACGGTTTGGTCAAAACAATTTTGCCGATGCTTTTGCCCGAATTGAGTGTCATTATTTCGTTAATAAAGGCTTTTTTGAACCAGAAGATCAGCTCTTAAAAAATGTCGATCGCATTCGTCATATTCCAGGTGTGATTGTCCAGGGACGCTACGATGTGGTTTGTCCGATGATATCGGCTTGGGAGCTGCATCGCGCTTGGCCTGAAGCGGAGTTGATTGTGGTTCCGGATGCTGGACATTCCATGTCAGAACCGGGGATTCGTAGTGCTTTAATTGAAGCAACGGATCAGTTTGCTTCTTTGTGAAAGAGCGATCGCCTAAGGTAGTAGCTGTTACCTAAGAAGGCGAAACGACCCGTGAATGCGTTCAATTGTGCCAGCAGAACTAGAATTACTAGCCGTGTAATAACTAGAAATGACGACCGTTTGCTTATTGTTGTAGCGAACAAAAGTGAGCATTGAGTCGGGAAAGTCAAATCCTCCACCTGTCAGGTGCACCCTAACAGCATTCCGCCCATTAATGGTTAGGTTGCGGCGTTGTTTCACTGTGGCATTGTAGGATTGACTGCTAGCTATATCCCTTTTAACTACAGTTTCTAGGGAACCCTCAGGGAAGGTAATGTCCGTTTTAATTAGGTTGGCTGGAGCTTTCCCCCCTCCAGCGCCGGTTGGTTTGCGACTCCAGATTGTAGTGTAATTGGTAGCACTTTTATCTATAACCCAGCCAGAGGGATGTTGAATTGAGAAAAAATTGCGTTCTGTATAGGTGACAAATTTTGGCTGCGTTTGAGCGCTGCTGGAGTTGATGCCTGTCAGGGAATGGGACAGTGGCAGAACACCTAGAAAAGCGGTAGTTGTCAAGAGAGTTAAGACGAGCTGTTTGGGCTTCATAGGCTAAGAAGATGTTTCTGCTAGGTATTTTAGTGATGTTTGTACTGAGTGGGTATATTGTGTGGGCTGTGCTGCAAGCAAGCTTAACTCTTTTGGCTAGAAGCCAGTGTCATTTTTCATGATTGACCACGATCGTTTATTCAAAGAACTCCTTTCTACCTTCTTTGTGGAGTTCCTCGAACTGTTCTTCCCCGATGTCAGTGAGTATGTAGAGCGTGACTCCTTGGTGCCAATGGACAAGGAACTGTTCACGGATGTCACCTCTGGGGAGAGGTACGAAGCCGATTTGGTGATGAGAGCGCAGTTTAGAGGACAATCTTCTCAGTTTTTGGTTCATGTCGAACACCAGTCCAGCTCCCAAAGCGACTTCAATCGGCGGATGTTTCGCTATTTTGCTCGTCTGCACGAAACTCATGCTTTGCCCGTTTATCCGATTGTTATTTTTTCCCAGGACTCGCCTCGGCGTCCAGAACCGGACTCGTATCGGGTTGAGTTTTCCGATTTTTTGGTGTTGGAATTCCACTATCGAGTGATTCAGCTCAATCGTCTCCAGTGGCAAGATTTTGTTAACCTGCCCAATCCTGTTGCCAGTGCTTTAATGGCAAAAATGCAGATGGAGCCTCAAGAGCGCCCTGTTGTGAAGGTAGAGTGCTTGAGGTTACTGGCTAGCTTGGGATTAAATCCAGCCCAAATACAGCTAATTTCTGGATTCATCGACACTTACTTAAAGTTGAGTCAAACGGAGCAGGTACGGTTTCAAGCTGAACTCGATAGGATCGAACCAGCAAGGCAGGAGGAAGTTATGCAGATAGTCACCAGTTGGATGGAAGAAGGTTTGCAACGGGGAAGACAGGAAGGGCTAGAGGAGGGAAGAAGGCAGGAGGCTTTATCCCTAGTGTTGCGGCAACTTGCGCGTCGAGTTGGTGAAATGGAGCCGGAGTTACAGGAGCAAATTCAGGCGTTAGCGATCGCACAAATCGAGGACTTGGGTGAGGCGTTATTGGATTTTTCGACTAAGGCGGATTTGGAGGCTTGGTTAGAGGATTGCGCTTCAAGATTGGAATCTAGCAGTGATTCTCCTGATTCTGAGTGAGACAAAGTGCGATCGCTCTCAACCCGCGCAGGCGGACTTCGGTTGTGTAGACGCGATTAATGCTGCTCAAAATAGTTGCTCAGCTAGCCAGTGCAATATCTTTAGATCTTCAACCGTGATGTTACTGATCTTCGAGCGAGACCTAAGGACAAAAATTCAGTAGTATTACCGAAGGCAAGAACTTTGAGGAAGCCTAACGTATATGGTGGACTCCTGGTTGACGAACAACAGAAGGCAGGCTAAATAATGGCAGTTTCACTAGCAAAAGGACAACGTGTATCACTTGAAAAAGTGGCACCAGGTCTTTCAGAGGTATTCATTGGTCTTGGATGGGACGTTAAATCTACAGACACAGGTTCCGACTTTGATCTTGATTCGTCCGTATTCATGTTAGGTGCTAATGAAAAACTCATTTCTGACTCTCACTTCATTTTTTACAACAACCTCACTAGCCCTGATCCAGATAAATCGCTTCAGCACCTTGGGGATAACCTCACGGGTGTAGGCGAGGGCGATGATGAGGTGATCAAAATTAACCTCAAAAAAGTACCTGCTGATGTCCAAAAAATCGTTGTTACTGTAACCATCCATGAAGCACAGCAACGTAATCAAAATTTTGGTCAAGTGCAAAATGCGTTCGTGCGTGTCGTCAATGCTCAAACAAAACAGGAAGCTGTTCGCTACGACCTCGTGGAAGACTACTCCATAGAGACAGCACTGATTATGGCTGAACTATACCGTAAAGATGGTGAATGGCGTCTCAATGCCGTTGGTGCAGGTTATCAGGGCGGTTTACAAGCACTACTTGATCGCTACAGCTAAGAGGCAAAACACATGGGAATTAACCTACAAAAAGGACAGCGCATTTCGCTTTCTAAAGAGGCACCTGGTCTTACAAAGCTCATGTGCGGACTGGGTTGGGATGTCAGCAAACGAGGCGGTGGGGGTATTTTTGGAGCTTTTAGCAATACTCAAGACTGCGATTTAGATGCATCAGTTATTTGCTTGAATAGCAATGACAAATGGACTAACCAAGCTAACGTAGTTTATTTCGGTAATTTGAGCCATTCCTCAGGAGCGATTACTCATCTTGGTGATAATCTCACTGGTGCCGGTGATGGGGATGATGAGCAAATTATTATTGATTTGTCTCGGCTACCATCAGATATTACGAAACTTGTTTTCACAGTGAACATTTACAACTGTGTAGCTCGTAAACAAGACTTTGGACAGGTTCAAAATGCTTTTGTGCGCTTGGTTAATGTCTCTAATAATCAAGAACTCGCTCGATATAACCTATCGGGAACTGAATACATGGGCATGACTGGGATGATTATGGCTGAAATCTACAAGCATAATAATGAGTGGAAAATGGCAGCCATTGGCAACGGCATTAGCGTTAATGGTTTAGGAGAACTTTTGAAATCCTATACTTAATTACTCCCTGAGTCTCTGGATGAACCCTACGAGATTGAGTAAATCAACTGAATGTTAATTCCGAATAGAAGTTGTTTTGTAAAAAGAGGTAGAAATCATGTCGATTAACCTAAGCAAAGGTGAGCGGATTAATCTCTCAAAAGAAGCACCTGGTCTTAAAAAGGCCGGAATTGGTTTAGGTTGGGATACTAACCAGACAGATACAGGTGCGGGGTTTGACTTAGATGCGTCTGTATTTATGTTGGGAGCTAATGGAAAAATTCCTAGCGAGAAATACTTCGTATTCTACAACAACCCAGAATCACCCGATAGTTCGGTGAAGCATCTAGGAGATAGCAGAACTGGAGAGGGTGCAGGAGATGATGAGACGGCTGAAATTGATTTGAGTAAAGTAGATGCTTCTGTTCAAGAAATAGTTTTTGTTGTAACTATTCATGAAGCAGAGCAAAGAAAGCAAAACTTTGGTCAAGTCAGAAACTCGTTTATCAGAATTTATGACAGTTCCACAGAAAAACAAGTTGCTAAGTATGAGTTAGAGGAAGATTTTTCAACAGAAACAGCCATTGAGTTTGGAAAACTCTACAAAAAAGATGGAGAGTGGAGATTCCAAGCAGTTGGGCAAGGCTATAAGGCTGGATTGCAGAAATTTGTAGATCAGTATGCTTCTTAGTTAGTCTCTAAAAGGAAGCCAACAATAAAACGGAAATCAAAGAGGGCATTCAAAATTTATATGAATGTCCTCTTTAAGTAAGATGTAAATTTAATAGAAGGGAAGAAAGATGGCTATTTCGCTGAAAAAGATTGAGCAGGAAGCACCACAACTTATCGACCTTGCAAAGAAAGCAGATATTTCCCTACAAAAAGCGAATTTGACAAATCACCAGGCTAAGGTGGCGCTTTGTCTTGACATTTCTGGTTCGATGGCATCTCTCTATTCATCAGGTAAAATTCAACGGTTTGCCGAAAAAATTTTAGCTTTGGGATGTTGGTTTGATGATAATGGTTCTATTGATATATTTCTATTCGGAGCTAACGCTCATAAAGCAGGTGAAATGACACTTGCTAATTTCAAAAACTTTATTCCGAATGTACTGAATCAGTATCCACTAGAGGGTGGTACTTACTACGGTAAAGTGATGAAGATGATTAGAAGCTTCTATTTTCCGCTGGGAAGAGGAGAAAGTCGGAAGTCAGCTGTCGCATCAAATAAACCTGTCTACGTTATGTTTGTTACTGATGGAGCAACTGCTGACAATTCAGAGACAGAACAACAGGTTAAGTGGTCTTCATTTGAGCCAATTTTCTGGCAATTTATGGCAATTGGGAAGTCCCGTAAAGATGTGAAAGGAGAGGGATTGTTTGGCTGGTTATCTAAAGCATTTGCCAGTGATTTTACATTTCTGGAGGAACTTGACAATATGAGCAATCGCTATGTAGATAATGCCGATTTCTTCAGCGTGGAAGACCCTGAAATTATTGCCGATCAAGAACTTTACGATCTACTGATGACTGAATATCCAGGTTGGGTGAAATTAGCTAAAACGAAAAAATTATTACGATAAAAATTTTCTGCTCTAAGTAAATGTCTCTGTACGATCGCCTAGACCTAACCAGACCGACTCGCAAGCTCAAAATCCCCATTTGGGAACGTATCAATCTCACTAGACCCCCAAAACTCCGTTGTCGGGGATGTCGTTTGCACATCCAGTCTCAGTGGGAGTATTGTCCTTCCTGTGGACAAACTCTTAGTGAGAAGGATAGCGAGATTCGCCGTTGTATTTGGGTAGATCTGGCAGGCATAGATGTGGCATCTGAAAATAAAGAAGCGATCATTGGCATCATCATCGATGCTTTCTCCAAAGTCTATGGCGCATTTAGAAGTGTAAAGGTATTTTTGACCTCAGATCCCCCCGATCCAAAAGAATGGGGAGAGGAATTTACTCATGTCTATATATTCGCTGACGATCAACCCGTTGACTATCTCGGAATTGCCAGTTTTCAAGCCGGAGTAGTTACAGCTCGTGCTATTGTCCGCCTTGACCAGATATTCCATGCTTCTTACAGCGCGGGTCTTAATGTTAATCAATTGTCTAACTTAATTGCAAATACCATCACTCACGAAATCGCGCATACACTGGGGTTGGATCACTCTGCACTACCCACTGATGTGATGCACGATGGACTGGATCATGTCATCCATAGCTTAATGCCTCCATCGTTTCATCCGGAGCAAATCAACTCGATGAATAATGCTATTCGTCGCTCTAAATTTAAAAGTTTACCCCTCTGAAGCACCCGGATCGACATCCTGCGCTGCCTTCCTCGCTAAATACGATCGCACCAATTCCAACTTCAGCAATTCAAAATCTAGAAAACCCGCTTCCTTCTCCCAATCATCGCGTAACCTGACCTGACATCCCGTAGAGCGTAAATGCTCTATCATTAACTGCGAGATTGGTACTTTATCAGCATGTTCTTCAATCAAATTAGGATAGTACTCTCGAATAATTCCTTCTCTTTCAGCTACAGCATCCGCACACTCTTTATAACGATTCTGCAATCGTAATTCATCCAGTAAAATCTTCGTATTCCTCTCATTCCCTTTCCGCCTCAGCAGCCAATTCTGTAAATAACGGCATCGAGCCATCTCAAGCA from Microcoleus sp. AS-A8 includes:
- a CDS encoding uracil-DNA glycosylase family protein, whose protein sequence is MSDINQLITQVYGEAQRESFPIDEPVYQAAGLDPKMPILYGGNLESPLCFFARDLGKDEVLVQQPLYGAAGRLVRQGIYRTLFHKEPTRSTDLSEVLEHVLLTNTVPYKPPGNKAYSEIVKKRFRPFLEQLLILHWQGSWIITLGNEAFKWFSPYASKGEAAQFFAGSDRYTSSLLITLTAQDEQGKRHERSVTILPLPHPSPLNQKYYAQFPPLLQQRLTSIFS
- the pip gene encoding prolyl aminopeptidase; this encodes MRELYPPIEPYHQATLAVSGLHTIYFEESGNPDGKPVVVLHGGPGGGSIPEYRQYFDPTKWRIVIFDQRGCGKSSPHAELQENTTWDLVNDIEKLRVKLGIEQWVVFGGSWGSTLSLAYSETHPERCKGLILRGIFMLRQKELLWFYQEGTSYIFPDAWEEYVKPIPEEERHDFMGAYYKRLTSPDLETRLEAARAWSVWEASTSKLLQDPGLMQRFGQNNFADAFARIECHYFVNKGFFEPEDQLLKNVDRIRHIPGVIVQGRYDVVCPMISAWELHRAWPEAELIVVPDAGHSMSEPGIRSALIEATDQFASL
- a CDS encoding DUF4351 domain-containing protein, yielding MIDHDRLFKELLSTFFVEFLELFFPDVSEYVERDSLVPMDKELFTDVTSGERYEADLVMRAQFRGQSSQFLVHVEHQSSSQSDFNRRMFRYFARLHETHALPVYPIVIFSQDSPRRPEPDSYRVEFSDFLVLEFHYRVIQLNRLQWQDFVNLPNPVASALMAKMQMEPQERPVVKVECLRLLASLGLNPAQIQLISGFIDTYLKLSQTEQVRFQAELDRIEPARQEEVMQIVTSWMEEGLQRGRQEGLEEGRRQEALSLVLRQLARRVGEMEPELQEQIQALAIAQIEDLGEALLDFSTKADLEAWLEDCASRLESSSDSPDSE
- a CDS encoding TerD family protein; the protein is MAVSLAKGQRVSLEKVAPGLSEVFIGLGWDVKSTDTGSDFDLDSSVFMLGANEKLISDSHFIFYNNLTSPDPDKSLQHLGDNLTGVGEGDDEVIKINLKKVPADVQKIVVTVTIHEAQQRNQNFGQVQNAFVRVVNAQTKQEAVRYDLVEDYSIETALIMAELYRKDGEWRLNAVGAGYQGGLQALLDRYS
- a CDS encoding TerD family protein, encoding MGINLQKGQRISLSKEAPGLTKLMCGLGWDVSKRGGGGIFGAFSNTQDCDLDASVICLNSNDKWTNQANVVYFGNLSHSSGAITHLGDNLTGAGDGDDEQIIIDLSRLPSDITKLVFTVNIYNCVARKQDFGQVQNAFVRLVNVSNNQELARYNLSGTEYMGMTGMIMAEIYKHNNEWKMAAIGNGISVNGLGELLKSYT
- a CDS encoding TerD family protein, with the protein product MSINLSKGERINLSKEAPGLKKAGIGLGWDTNQTDTGAGFDLDASVFMLGANGKIPSEKYFVFYNNPESPDSSVKHLGDSRTGEGAGDDETAEIDLSKVDASVQEIVFVVTIHEAEQRKQNFGQVRNSFIRIYDSSTEKQVAKYELEEDFSTETAIEFGKLYKKDGEWRFQAVGQGYKAGLQKFVDQYAS
- a CDS encoding VWA domain-containing protein, encoding MAISLKKIEQEAPQLIDLAKKADISLQKANLTNHQAKVALCLDISGSMASLYSSGKIQRFAEKILALGCWFDDNGSIDIFLFGANAHKAGEMTLANFKNFIPNVLNQYPLEGGTYYGKVMKMIRSFYFPLGRGESRKSAVASNKPVYVMFVTDGATADNSETEQQVKWSSFEPIFWQFMAIGKSRKDVKGEGLFGWLSKAFASDFTFLEELDNMSNRYVDNADFFSVEDPEIIADQELYDLLMTEYPGWVKLAKTKKLLR
- a CDS encoding peptidase M10A and M12B matrixin and adamalysin, which translates into the protein MSLYDRLDLTRPTRKLKIPIWERINLTRPPKLRCRGCRLHIQSQWEYCPSCGQTLSEKDSEIRRCIWVDLAGIDVASENKEAIIGIIIDAFSKVYGAFRSVKVFLTSDPPDPKEWGEEFTHVYIFADDQPVDYLGIASFQAGVVTARAIVRLDQIFHASYSAGLNVNQLSNLIANTITHEIAHTLGLDHSALPTDVMHDGLDHVIHSLMPPSFHPEQINSMNNAIRRSKFKSLPL